From the Sulfuriferula nivalis genome, the window ATTTTCCTGAACAACCTCAACAACCGCATCCGCCTGATGGTGCATCAACTGGAAACACTGAAGCAAATCCTGATTAATCGCTATGCCCAGCCTTGCAATCAAACTGGCAATCGCGCCGATACGCCAACCATCGCGCTAGCGCGTACAGGGAGTTGAGTCGTGCGTTATTTCGAAGTTCGCAAACCCCGCATAGAAATCATCCCGATGATAGACATCATGCTATTTTTGCTGGTGTTTTTCATCATGATGGCGATGAACATGATACCAACGAGTGGTTTAATTGGTCACCTGCCATCCAGCTCAACCAGCCAGGCACTGCCACCACCCAAAATCATGATAGAAATACATCAGGATGGCGGTTTGGTAGTAGACCAGCAAGCCATGTCACTGGAAGGCCTGCGTGCAAAATTGCGTGCAACGGCAACAGATAAAACCATAGTCAGCATTGCAGGTTCAGCCAGCGCGTCATTACAACAACTCACTGCCGTGATGGATATATGCCATCAGAATGGCATCAATAAAATTGGGTTGGCCACACAAAATGTTCAATAGCAGTGTTATCAATATGGGCGCTATGTCGCCTAAACAAGATTTACCGGTTTCGCGTGCTGTGCTGGTCGCGTTAGGTATCGAAATAGTCTTGCTCATCGCAGGTTCGGTTGCTATTGCGAATGCAAAAAGCAACCCAGCCCCTGTTGCAGATCAGTCAGTCGAACTCAGCTTTGAAGATCCGCAACCTAAGAAAATAGAAAAGATCGAACCCAAACCACAACCCAAACCCGTCATACAACCTGTGATCAAACATCACATAGCAACACCGATGAAAACCGTAGCACCACAACCCGTGCCTGCGCCTGCCCCCATACGACCTATTCCAGTAGTCAATACACCCGTTGCAGTACCTGTCGTCGCCCCCCCACCACCGCCTCCACCACCCACAGTCAACAATGAAGCTGCAGAAAAAGAAGCCAGCTTTGCAGCCCAATTAAAAGCTGCAATTATCACAGCGCGAATCTACCCAGCGGCAGCGCGGATGATGGGTACACACGGCAAAACAAAATTAGGATTTACATTTCTAGATGGTGTATCAAGTCAGATACACATTATCAAGAGTAGCGGCAGCACGATGTTCGATCAGGCCGCCATACAGGCAGTCACGGCAGCACCTGTGCCACCGATACCAGAATCGCTCAAAGGGAAAAGAGTCAATTATGAAGTGGAAGTGGTTTTCTAGTTCAACCACAACTTACAGATTACATACCTGAGCGCAGTGATGTCCAAAGTGCGGCGAAATCCGCATTTGGACTACGTTTAAAACCGCTTTTGGCAAACTGTTGCCAGCGCCCTACCACGACACATAGCAGCATATTCGCGGTGATATTCGCATCAGCCTGTGTTTCCTGCTGGCTGGCAGCAATACGCAAGCTCTGACGTAACGTGGCTTCCAGTCTGTCATGCAATTGATTGATGCGCGCTTGCAGCCTGTCGTTTTCATTAACCAGCGCGTCCCCTATCAGCACCCGCGTCATGCCCGGATTAGTTGCGGCGAAGCCTAGCAATACGTTCACGATGGCTTCAAGTTGCGCCATACCGCTTTCTTGCTGACTGGTGATCTTGTTGATAATGCCAAATACCGATTGCTCAATAAATTCTATCAAGCCTTCATACATTTGTGCTTTGCTGGCAAAGTGACGATATAGTGCAGCTTCCGACACTTGCAACCGTGCTGCCAACGCCGCTGTAGTAATCTTTTCAGCGGCTGGCATTTGTAACATTTCTGCTAATGTTTGCAGTATTTGTAGTTTTCTTTCCCCTGTTGCTGCCATGCTGCTCCCTTTTTATATTTGTGGATGTGCGCGTTCCAGTTTGTTATATAAGCCATTGAGTGCATCTAAATATGCTTCGGCTGATGCAACTACAATATCAGTATCGGCGCCCTGACCATTGACTATGCGACCAGCTTTAGCCAGACGTACGGTGACTTCCCCCTGTGCATCTGTTCCCGTGGTGATGTTATTAACTGAATAGAGCTGTAATTCAGCAGCACTATTCACCAGTTGCTCGATAGCTTTGAAGGTCGCATCAACTGGTCCACCACCTGTCGCTTGCGCTGACTTTTCTTCACCATGAGCGCTGATAACCACTTGCGCCAATGGCGTTTCACCGGTTTCTGAGCACACTTTAAGTGAAACTAATTTATAGGCTTCTACACTGTGCGATGCCACTTCATCACTGGCCAAGGCATGCAAATCTTCGTCGAAAATTTCGTGCTTTTTATCAGCCAACTCTTTGAATCGGGTAAAAGCTGCATTAATCGCCTCTTCACTACCCAGATCTATGCCTAGCTCGGTTAAGCGAGTACGGAAAGCATTGCGCCCAGAGTGCTTGCCCAGCACCATTTTATTCGCGCTCCAGCCCACATCTTCTGCGCGCATAATCTCGTAAGTTTCACGATGTTTAAGCACACCATCTTGATGAATACCTGATTCATGCGCAAACGCATTGGCACCAACGATAGCCTTATTCGGCTGCACAGCAAAGCCGGTAATACTGGCGACTAAACGTGAAGCCGGTACAATTTGGGTCGTATCTATACGGGTACTGCATTGGAATACATCTGAGCGAGTACGAACAGCCATGACGATTTCTTCCAGCGCTGCATTACCCGCACGCTCGCCTAATCCGTTAATAGTACACTCAACCTGACGGGCACCATTTAACACGGCGGACAAGGAGTTAGCTACCGCCAAACCCAAATCATTATGGCAATGCACAGAAAAAATTGCTTTATCTGAATTCGGTATACGCTCACGCAGATTACGTATCAATTCACCAAATTGCCCAGGCACGCTATAGCCTACAGTATCAGGTATGTTCAATGTACGAGCGCCTGCATCGATCACCGCTTCCAGCACACGACAAAGGAAATCGGGATCTGAACGACCCGCATCTTCTGGTGAAAATTCTACGTTATCAGTATATTGCCGCGCCCACGTCACTGCTTTCACTGCCTGCTCTATCACCTGCTCGGGCGACATACGCAGTTTCTTTTCCATATGAATAGGACTGGTAGCAATAAAGGTGTGAATACGCGAGGAATTCGCGCCACGCAATGCTTCACCAGCCCGCTGTATATCGCGTTCCAACGCCCGTGCCAGACCGCAAATCGTGCTGTCTTTAATCGCATCGGCGACCGCCTTAACTGATTCAAAATCACCATTCGATGCTGCGGGGAAACCGGCTTCTATCACATCCACACGCATACGCTCAAGCTGACGGGCTATACGTACTTTTTCTTCCCGTGTCATGGATGCGCCCGGGCTTTGCTCGCCGTCGCGCAAGGTGGTATCAAATATGATTAAGTGGTCGCTACTCATGACTTACTCCGAATTTATAGATGATTAGTCAGCTGAGACTGACTTTCTGGGTTAACAACCCAGCTTACTGTTGTGTTTTTGGCTTTTTATGTAATAGTGCCCAAGCGCCCATCGCATATCCCGATAATGCGTACACAGTCACCACACCAAACAACATCTCTGGTGGACTATAGGCTATCAACATAAAACCCATGGCAATCAGGAATACCACCATGAAGGGCACACTGCGACGTAAATTAATATCCTTACCACTGTAATAACGCACATTGCTCACCATGGTCAGACCAGCGAATAATGTCACCGCAAATGCCAGCCATTTGGCGTCATTTCCAGCAATACCATATTCATTCATTACCCATACCAGACCAGCTACTAATGCTGCTGCAGCTGGACTAGGCAATCCCTGAAAGTAGCGTTTATCGGCTACATCCAATTGCGTATTGAATCGAGCCAGGCGCAAGGCTGCGCCCACACAATAAACAAAAGCCGCCATCCAGCCTAATTTACCCAGCCCTTTTAATGCCCAGACGTAAGCGATGAGCGCTGGCGCCACACCAAACGAAACCATATCTGACAAGGAGTCATATTCCGCGCCAAATGCGCTTTGGGTATGTGTCAACCGCGCTACTCGGCCATCCAGACCATCCAGCACCATAGCTACAAAAATTGCCACGGCTGATAATTCAAAATGCCCATTCATCGCCTGCACGATGGCATAAAAGCCAGCGAATAATGCCGCAGTTGTAAATAAATTAGGCAATAAATAAATGCCACGCCGATGCGTGGAATTTCCTACCAGTGATTTATAACCAGGATCTGACATAGCTCACAATTCATATGAGACAGGACATAAACAATGTGCTGCCATTAAAAAACAATTAACCAACGAAAAACACCCCAGAGTGTTTTTCGTGGATTAGCTATTCGCTATCCACAAACTAAAACGAGGTCTAGGACCTCGTTTTCTGCCACTTTAGTTTTTGCTTTGATCAACCAGCTTGTTAGCTTTAATCCAAGGCATCATACCACGCAGTTTTTCACCCACAATTTCAATTGGATGTTCTGCATTCTGACGACGCTTGGCGTGCATGCCCGCACCACCAGCTTTGCTTTCCAGAATAAAGCTCTTAGCGTAATCGCCGTTTTGTATGTTAGCCAAAGCTACTTTCATTGCAGCACGCGCCTGATCGCCAATCACTGATGGGCCAGTCACATACTCACCGTACTCTGCGTTATTGGAAATAGAGTAGTTCATGTTAGCGATACCACCTTCGTACATCAAATCAACGATTAATTTGAGTTCGTGCAAGCACTCGAAATAAGCCATTTCAGGTGCATAGCCAGCATCAGTCAAGGTTTCAAAACCAGCTTTAACCAGTTCTACGCAACCGCCACACAATACAGCCTGTTCACCGAACAAGTCAGTTTCAGTTTCTTCACGGAATGAAGTCTCGATAACGCCACCTTTAGTACCGCCGTTTGCAGCAGCATAAGACAAAGCCAAATCACGTGCTTTACCTGAGTTATCTTGATGCACAGCGATCAATGAAGGTACGCCGCCACCTTGTTTGTAAGTTGAACGCACCAAGTGGCCAGGGCCTTTAGGTGCAATCATCACTACATCCACATCTTTACGTGGGGTGATAAGACCATAATGCACGCTGAAGCCATGTGCGAAAGCCAGAGTTGCGCCTGGCTTCAAGTTAGGAGCAATTTCATTGGTGTACATTTCTGGTTGATTTTCATCTGGTACCAGAATCATGATCAAGTCAGCATTTTTAACAGCGCTGCCAACTTCTTGCACTTGCAAGCCAGCTGTTTCGGCTTTGCTCCATGAAGCGCCGCCCTTACGCAAACCAACGATAACATTCACGCCTGAGTCTTTTAAGTTGTTAGCGTGGGCATGGCCTTGTGAACCATAACCGATGATAGCAACGGTTTTGCCTTTAATTAATGATAGATCAGCGTCTTTATCGTAATAAACATTCATGTAAAACTTCCTTTTAATAAAAATCTTTTAACAATATTAATAATACAAATTAAACTTTAAGTATGCGTTCACCGCGACCGATACCTGAAGCACCCGTACGCACGGTTTCCAGAATAGCAGCTGCGTCGATCGCTTCAATAAATGCATCCAGCTTCGTGCCGGGCCCCGTCAACTCGATAGTGTAGGTTTTTTCAGTGACATCAATGATGCGCCCACGGAAGATATCCGCCATACGCTTCATTTCTTCACGATCTTTACCGAATGCACGCACTTTCACTAACATCAACTCACGTTCAATATGGCTACCATCGGACAAATCCAGTATCTTCACCACATCAATCAACTTATTGAGCTGTTTGACGATTTGTTCGATAACTTCTTCAGATCCACGGGTGACGATAGTCATACGTGACAATGTCGCATCTTCGGTCGGCGCAACAGTGAGTGACTCAATGTTGTAACCACGTGCCGAGAACAACCCTGCCACACGTGACAGCGCACCGGCTTCATTTTCCATTAATATCGAAATAATATGGCGCATGTTATAGCTCCTCCGCCAAAATCATTTCGGTAATGCCCGCACCACCCGGCACCATAGGGAAAACGTTTTCAGTCTGATCAGTAATGAAATCCATAAATACCAAACGTTCCTTCATCGCAAAGGCTTCACGCAATGCTGGCTCAACATCTTCCGGCTTCTCGATTTTCATCCCAACGTGACCATATGACTCGGCCAATTTCACAAAATCAGGCAGCGAATCCATATAGGACTCAGCATAACGATTGCCATAGAAAAACTCTTGCCACTGACGCACCATACCCATGTAGCGATTATTCAAATTCACCACTTTAACCGGGATGTGATATTGCTTGCATGTTGATAGCTCTTGTATGCACATCTGGATACTGGATTCACCTGTCACACAGGCAACATCAGCATGTGGATGCGCTAACTGCACACCCATGGCAGCTGGCAAACCAAAACCCATCGTACCCAATCCACCAGAAGTAATCCAGCGACGTGGTTCGTCAAATGGATAATACTGAGCTGCCCACATTTGATGCTGACCTACGTCAGTCGTGACAAAGGCTTCGCCCTTGGTGACTTCCCACAGCTTCTGCACAACATATTGCGGTTTGATAATCGCGCTGGCACGATCAAATTTCAGGCAGTCTATGCTGCGCCACTCGTTAATCTGTGACCACCAGGCCGATAGTGCAGCAGCGTCACCACGTTCTTTACTGGCTTTAATCAGCTTAATCAACTCATCCAACACAGCTGCAACGTCACCTACGATAGGCACGTCGACCTTAACACGCTTGGAAATTGAGGATGGATCTATGTCTATATGAATAATACGGCGTGCTTCACGTGCAAAATGGTCAGGTGAACCTATGACACGATCATCAAACCGCGCACCTATCGCCAGCAACACATCACTGTGCTGCATCGCCATATTAGCTTCATAAGTACCATGCATCCCCAGCATACCGACGAACTGCTTATCCGTTGCAGGATACGCGCCCAAACCCATCAAGGTATTGGTGCAAGGAAAACCCAGCAAACGCGTTAATTCTGTCAGTTGCTTGGCTGCATTACCCAGCACCACACCACCACCGCTATATATCATTGGGCGTTTCGCCTCAAATAACATTTGCGCAGCTTTTTTAATTTGACCAGTATGCCCCTTTACCACAGGATTATACGAACGCATGTCTACCGCCATCGTATAATCATAAGGATATGGCTGACCCGAAATATCTTTGGGAATATCAACCAGAACAGGACCTGGGCGACCAGTAGAGGCGATATAAAACGCTTTCTTGATCGTCGCAGCCAAGTCCTTGATGTCTTTGACCAGGAAGTTATGTTTCACGCAAGGACGTGTGATACCAACCGCATCAACCTCCTGGAATGCATCCATACCAATCGCGGCAGTAGGCACTTGTCCACTGATCACCACCATAGGAATAGAATCCATATAAGCCGTAGCTATCCCTGTTACTGCGTTGGTAATCCCAGGGCCAGACGTGACCAATGCCACACCGACTTTACCTGTAGAGCGCGCATAACCATCGGCCGCATGAACGGCAGCTTGCTCATGGCGTACCAATACATGCTTAAATTTATCCTGTTTGAAGATCGCATCGTAAATATTGAGTACCGCGCCGCCAGGGTAGCCAAATACAAACTCTACCCCTTCATCAGCCAGACACTTTACGGTAATCTCTGCACCATTTAATTCCATTGCAGTCGTCTATCCATTTAATTCGTTGAACATTCAATACTAAAGCTAAAACCGCTTCAGGTCAAAAAAATTACTTGCGTGCAGCCTCATACAGCGGCATCACTCTGGCCGAATAATCTTGCAAATCCTGCATACGTGTTTGCGGGCTAGGGTGCGTACTCAAAAATTCTGGGGGAGCGCCTCCCAGCTGACTCATTTTTTGCCACAAGCCTATCGCTGCCCGCGGATCATAACCTGCACGTGCTGCCAATTCCACACCCATGCGATCCGCCTCGGTTTCGTGCGTGCGGCTGTGAGGCAAACCGACACCCACGTTATACAATTGATTCGCGGCATTCAAAGTGCCACGCCCTAAGCCACTCAATTGCGCACCGAGCATACCAATCTGCATCAAACTCTGTTCAGAAGCCTGTTCGCGCGCATGCTCCCGTAATGCATGAGACATTTCATGCCCCAGAATCGCCGCAATTTCAGCATCTGACAATTTCAACTTATCGATAATGCCGGTATAAATCGCAATTTTTCCGCCCGGCATACACCATGCATTAACTTCCGGGGAAGCAATCACATTCACTTCCCATTTCCAGTTCACCGCATCGGGACGAAATACAGCAACTTGTGAAATCAAACGATAGGCTATGGTGCGAACACGCGCAGTCTGTGCTGGATTAGGATTGAGCGCACCTTGTCTGGATTCCTTTTGCAGCAATCCGCTATAACTTAACGCCGCCTGCTGCATCAACGACTGACTCGACACCAAGGGTGACATTATCTGTGTTCTATCTATACCCACCAAACCACCTTGGGTCGTTTGCACCGTCTGGCACGCACTCAGGCTTAAACTCAAACAACCCAATACCAAAATCTTACTCAGTTTCATACACCGATCCTCTGGTTCATTACTTTATAACTATCAACGCATTAATATCAATGCGCCGCTTCCCAATTTTTCCCTACGCCGACGCCGACCTGCAACGGCACATTCAGCTGTGCAACATGACACATCAATCCAGATAAATTTTCCAGCACTGAGTTCAATTCAACCTGCGGCACTTCCAGCACCAGTTCGTCATGAACCTGCATAATGATGCGGGTCTGCATCTGCTCACGCGCCAACCAGCCTGCCACGGCTATCATCGCCAGCTTAATCAAATCAGCAGCCGTCCCCTGCATAGGTGCATTAATTGCTGCGCGTTCCGCACCATCTCGACGGTGTTTATTACTGCTGCGTATCTCTGGCAGCCATAAACGCCGACCGAATACTGTTTCCACATAACCAAACTCATATGCGGTGGCACGAGTGCCCTGCATATAGGTCGCCACACCAGGATAACGCGCAAAGTAACGGTCTATATAAGACTGCGCAGCCGCTCGCTCCAGCCCCAATTGACTAGCCAACCCAAATGCCGACATGCCATAAATCAGCCCAAAGTTAATAGTCTTTGCCACGCGCCGCTGCTCGCTGCTGACTTCAGCGAGCGTCACGCCAAATATCTCTGCAGCGGTTGCGCTGTGTATATCAGCATCTTCCATAAACGCTTTAACCAGACTAGAGTCACCCGACAAATGCGCCATGATGCGCAATTCTATCTGTGAATAATCCGCTGATACCAGCACACAACCCGGAGCGGCAATAAACGCCTCGCGCACGCGCCGCCCTTCGGCTGTTTTCACTGGGATATTTTGCAGATTCGGCTCTACGCTGGATAACCGCCCAGTCACCGCCACCGCTTGAGAATAACTGGTGTGCACACGCCCCGTCGCCGCATTCACCATGCGTGGCAATTTATCGGTATAAGTCGATTTCAGTTTTGCCAGACTGCGATATTCCAGCAAAATTTTTGGCAGCGGATAATCCGCTGCTAATTGCGACAACACATCCTCATCGGTAGACGGCACGCCGCCAGGTGTTTTTTTAATGACAGGTAATTTCAACTGATCGAATAAAATGCCCTGTATCTGTTTAGGCGAGTTCAAATTAAACGGCTGCCCTGCCAATTCATAAGCCTGTTGCTCCATCGCCAGCATAGCCTGCCCTAACTCATGACTTTGCTGTTCCAGCAGTCCGCTATCCAGCAACACGCCATTGCGCTCAATTTGCCACAATATCGGCAATAACGGCATTTCAATCTGGCGATACACATAATCCAGCTTGGGCACGGCATGTACACGCGGATATAAATTCTGGTGCAAGCGCAGCGTAATATCGGCATCCTCCGCCGCATATTCCGCGGCCAGTTTAAGCTCAACCTGATCGAAGCCAATTTGGGACACACCCTTACCAGTCACAGACTCGTAACTAATGGTCGCCTCACCCAAATGCCGTTGCGCCAGACTGTCCATATTGCGTGGCAAATGCGATTCCAATATATACGCCTGCAACATAGTGTCATGAACCACTCCTGCCAGTCGGATATCGTGATTCGCCAGTACATGCATATCGTATTTCAAATTCTGCCCAACCTTTGCCCGACTGGCGTCCTCCAGCCACGACTGCAAACGCGCCAGCACCACATCCAAAGGCAATTGCACCGGCGCGTCTGGCCCGCGATGCGCCAAAGGCAAATAGGCCGCCTGGTAAGGTGTAATTGCAAATGACATGCCTACCAACTGAGCCTGCATGGGGTCCAGACTGGTCGTTTCGGTATCAAAACTCACCAATTCAGCCTGCATTAACTTGCTTATCCAGACATCCAATTGCTCCAGCGTCAGTATCGTTTCATAAGCTTTCGCCACAGGCGGCGCAGCCAAATCCAGACTCACCTGCCCGAGTTCCACAGGCGCACTGGCCACTACGTTGTCTTGCACTTCACGCAGCCAGGTTCTGAAATGATAATGCCCATACAACTCAACCAGCGCAGGCTTGTCTGCTGGCCGCATAACTAAATCAGCAACAGTGCTATCTAGCGGCACATCGGTGCGAATAGTAATCAGCTTGCGTGCCATCGGCAGCCAATCCAAGGCGCGGCGTAAATGTTCGCCCACTGCGCCTTTCACCTCTTCCGCATGTGCGATAACCTCTTCCAGCGTATCAAACTGAGCCAACCATTTAACTGCTGTTTTCGGCCCAACCTTTTCCACGCCCGGCACGTTATCAACCGCATCACCGATTAAGCTCAAATAATCCACAATGCGATTCGGCGGTACACCAAATTTTGCCAGCACGCCCGCTTCGTCCATGGCCTCATTACTCATGGTATTAATTAAACTGACATGGGCATCAACCAGCTGCGCCATATCCTTATCACCGGTAGAAATAATAGTCGCAATACCTTGCTGGCTGGCCTGATAAGCCAAAGTACCAATCACGTCATCCGCCTCAACGCCCTCAACCATCAATACTGGCCAACCCATCGCTTTAATCGCTGCATGCAGAGGGGCAATCTGACTGGCTAAATCTGCGGGCATGGATGGGCGATTCGCTTTGTATTCCGGATACCAGTCATCACGGAAAGTTTTCCCTTTGGCATCAAACACACAGGCGCTATAATCAGTGGCATAATCCTTCTGTAAGCGGCGTAACATATTCAATACGCCATAAATCGCATTGGTGGGCTCGCCCGCGGGGTTGCGCATATCCGGCAATGCATGAAATGCACGATACAAGTAAGACGAACCATCGACCAACAACAATTTTTTAGCCACAACACACTCCATGCATAAAGAAAAACTACCCCATCTTGCCGACCCAGAACTCGCCGCACACGCTAATTATAACGCCCGCGAATCATGGCGCATGTTCGAGATTATGTCAGAGTTTGTCTCTGCCACTGAACGTTTAAACGAAATTCACCCTGCCGTAAGCATCTTCGGTAGCGCCCGTACACCTGTTGACCATCCTTATTACGCACTCACTGAACGCATTGCACGGCAATTATCCGATGCTGGATTTTCCGTCATTTCTGGCGGCGGCCCTGGCATCATGGAAGCTGCAAATAAAGGCGCATTTCACGGCACATCACCCAGTGTCGGACTCAATATTCAATTGCCCCACGAACAGCATGACAACCCGTATCAGGATATTTCGCAAACGTTTGCGCATTTTTTCGTACGTAAAGTCATGTTTGTAAAATTCGCCTCTGCCTATGTCGTTATGCCAGGCGGATTCGGCACTATGGATGAGCTGATGGAAGCTTTAACTCTGGTGCAAACAGGCAAAACCCGCAAAATCCCTATTATTCTGGTGCAAAGCAGCTTCTGGGCAGGCCTGATCGACTGGTTCAAAAGCAGTCTGGTCAAGGAAGGCATGGTAAATGCCGAAGACATGAATCTGATCCAGGTTATCGACAATCCTGAAGATGTGGTCTGTGCAATTTTTGATCATTATGAAAAGCAGGGCTTTGAGCCAAGCGCGCGGGATCGTCAGATACAACTTTATTTATAAGCAAGCCGTCAGCCAGGGGCTGGCTCTGCTAAAATCCTGCTAATACACCATTACGAGGTTCACCATGCGTAAAATCATCGTTGCAGCTTTGCTAGGACTCCCACTCATCTGTAGCGCGGCTGATCGCCCTGCTAATTTAGAGCCTTTACCTGTTGCACCACCCCCACCGGCGTTGAGCAACGAAGACAATGAACCCCAAATCACCATCAAACAAAAAGGTGAGGACAAATATGAAGAATACCGTCACAACGGTAAGCTCTATATGATAAAAGTCACACCTAAAGTCGGCAAACCATATTACTTGGTTGATGATAGAGGTGATGGTCAGTTTACCCGTCAGGATATTTCAGATTCTGGTGTACGCCCGCCAATGTGGATTATCCATCAGTGGTAATTTAATTTGAATCCAGCCTGATGCTGCCATCAGGCTAATAGAACTCTCACACCCATGTCTGTATTTACCACCGTCAGCGAAGACCAAGCCCGTGCCTGGTTAGATAACTATCCCATAGGCCAACTCACCGAATTGCGTGGCATCGCGTCAGGGATAGAAAACACCAACTATTTTCTCAGTACCGATCAAGGCAAGTATGTACTTACTTTGTTTGAAAATCTGACGGCGTCTGAACTGCCTTATTTTTTGAATCTCATGCATCATCTGGCCAGCCAGAACGTGCCGTGCCCGCTACCTATCGCCAATGCGCAAGGTGAATTGCTCAGCGCCCTGAATGGCAAACCTGCCAGCATAGTCACACGCTTGACGGGTGCATCACTGACTGCACCCACCACCAGCCAATGCGCTGCTATGGGTGCAACATTGGCACAAATCCACATTGCAGGAAAAAACTTCCCTATGCAACGTGATAATGAACGCAGTGCAGCATGGTGGAAAGCCACCAGCCCACAATTATTGCCATTTTTAGATGCTGAAGCAGCGCAGCTATTACAGGCCGAGATTAAATTTCAGGCACTGCACCGCTTGCAAGACCTGCCTCGCGGTGTCATCCATGCAGATTTATTCCGTGACAACGTATTGTTTGACGGCGACACGGTATCAGGCGTCATCGACTTTTACTTTGCCTGCAACGACGCATGGCTGTACGACATCGCCATCACCGTCAACGACTGGTGTGTAACTGCTAATGGCGAACTGGATGAAACGGCTACCATCGCATTTCTACAGGCATATCACCGTGTCCGTCCATTCACCGCGATTGAGCGTGGAGCATGGCCGATCACCCTGCGCGCTGCTGCACTGCGTTTCTGGGTGTCACGCCTGTACGACCTGCACTTTCCACGCGCAGGCGAAATGACTCACGCCAAAGACCCATCCCATTTCGAGCGTATTTTACGCAACCGCATACTAACCCAGTCCGCATTACAGCGGATGTGGGTGAGCTAGGAATCATTATGACCCCACGTACTGTACCCGCCAGCCATGGCTGGCAATGGATTAAATCCGCATTTAATATATTCAAGAAAAACTATCTGCTGTGGATAGCATTCAGTCTCACCATCATTTTTATCGGTGCGA encodes:
- a CDS encoding homoserine kinase, producing MSVFTTVSEDQARAWLDNYPIGQLTELRGIASGIENTNYFLSTDQGKYVLTLFENLTASELPYFLNLMHHLASQNVPCPLPIANAQGELLSALNGKPASIVTRLTGASLTAPTTSQCAAMGATLAQIHIAGKNFPMQRDNERSAAWWKATSPQLLPFLDAEAAQLLQAEIKFQALHRLQDLPRGVIHADLFRDNVLFDGDTVSGVIDFYFACNDAWLYDIAITVNDWCVTANGELDETATIAFLQAYHRVRPFTAIERGAWPITLRAAALRFWVSRLYDLHFPRAGEMTHAKDPSHFERILRNRILTQSALQRMWVS